One genomic region from Vibrio sp. SCSIO 43137 encodes:
- the pflB gene encoding formate C-acetyltransferase, giving the protein MTIPTTKMLEAWKGFTAGDWQREVNTRDFIQSNYAPYEGDEAFLAGPTKATQALWDSVLEGIKEESRSHAPLDFDTDLPSTITSHDAGYINQNLETIVGLQTDKPLKRGMIANGGIRMVKNSCEVYGRTLDPKIEKTFTEYRKTHNKACFDIYSKDIIACRKSGIITGLPDAYGRGRIIGDYRRIALYGIEYLIADKQQQFDSTQAFMERGEQLDKTLRLREELADQVQALKDIHTMGLKYGIDMSYPATTAQEAVQFTYFGYLAAVKSQNGAAMSLGRTSTFLDVFIERDLANGTLDETQAQELIDHFIMKLRMVRFLRTPDYDSLFSGDPIWATEAMAGMGVDGRTLVTKTTFRYLHTLYNMGPAPEPNMTVLWSENLPEPFKRYAAKVSIDTSSVQYENDDLMRADFNNDDYAIACCVSPQIVGKHMQFFGARANLAKALLYAINGGIDEKSKVQVGPQRAPVTDEVLDFDSLMPKFDQVLEWLATQYVTALNIIHYSHDRYSYEASLMALMDKDVYRTMACGIAGLSVVADSLSAIKFAEVRPVRDDDGLAIDFDIKGEYPTFGNNDPRVDDIACELVERFMKKIQTKHTYREATPTQSILTITSNVVYGKKTGNTPDGRKAGMPFGPGANPMHGRDQNGAVASLTSVSKLPFAYAKDGISYTFSIVPDALGKDDDSQKRNLAALMDGYFHHQEGDISEAVEGGQHLNVNVMNREMLLDAVEHPEKYPQLTIRVSGYAVRFNSLTKEQQQDVITRTFTNKI; this is encoded by the coding sequence ATGACGATTCCAACAACCAAAATGTTAGAAGCTTGGAAAGGGTTCACTGCCGGCGATTGGCAACGCGAAGTAAATACCCGTGATTTCATTCAGAGCAACTACGCTCCTTATGAAGGTGATGAAGCATTCCTGGCTGGGCCTACCAAAGCAACTCAAGCTTTATGGGACAGTGTACTGGAAGGGATAAAAGAAGAGAGTCGCTCTCATGCCCCTCTGGATTTCGATACAGATCTTCCATCTACCATCACGTCTCATGACGCTGGCTATATTAACCAAAATCTGGAAACCATCGTCGGTTTGCAGACCGATAAACCTCTTAAACGGGGAATGATTGCCAACGGCGGTATCCGTATGGTTAAAAACTCCTGCGAAGTGTATGGACGTACCCTGGATCCTAAGATAGAAAAAACCTTCACTGAATATCGTAAAACCCATAACAAAGCCTGCTTCGATATCTATAGCAAAGATATTATTGCCTGTCGCAAATCCGGCATTATCACAGGTTTACCGGATGCTTACGGCCGGGGAAGAATCATTGGTGACTACCGCCGAATCGCCCTTTATGGCATTGAGTATTTAATTGCCGACAAACAACAACAGTTTGATTCAACTCAAGCCTTTATGGAACGAGGTGAACAACTGGATAAAACCTTACGTCTGCGTGAAGAGCTTGCCGATCAAGTTCAGGCCTTAAAAGACATTCATACCATGGGTTTAAAGTACGGTATTGATATGTCTTATCCGGCCACAACCGCTCAGGAAGCCGTGCAGTTTACTTACTTTGGCTACCTTGCTGCCGTGAAATCACAAAACGGTGCTGCCATGTCTCTCGGCAGAACGTCAACTTTCCTTGATGTATTTATTGAGCGGGATCTTGCTAACGGAACACTGGATGAAACACAGGCACAAGAACTGATCGATCACTTTATTATGAAGCTGAGAATGGTTCGCTTCCTGCGTACTCCGGACTATGACTCACTCTTCTCCGGGGATCCTATCTGGGCAACGGAAGCCATGGCAGGCATGGGGGTAGACGGCCGTACATTAGTGACGAAAACGACCTTCCGCTATCTTCATACACTATACAATATGGGCCCGGCGCCTGAGCCTAATATGACGGTGCTGTGGTCAGAAAATCTGCCTGAACCATTTAAACGCTATGCAGCCAAAGTCTCAATTGATACCTCATCGGTTCAATATGAAAATGATGATCTGATGCGGGCTGATTTTAACAATGATGACTACGCAATTGCCTGTTGTGTAAGCCCGCAAATCGTCGGCAAACATATGCAGTTCTTTGGTGCCCGCGCTAACCTTGCTAAAGCATTGCTGTATGCTATCAATGGCGGTATTGATGAGAAATCAAAGGTACAGGTCGGCCCTCAACGTGCACCAGTTACTGACGAAGTATTAGATTTTGACAGCCTGATGCCTAAGTTTGATCAGGTACTGGAATGGCTTGCCACACAATATGTTACCGCATTAAACATCATCCATTACTCTCACGACCGCTACAGCTATGAAGCCTCGCTGATGGCATTAATGGATAAAGATGTATACCGCACAATGGCGTGTGGTATTGCCGGCCTTTCAGTCGTTGCCGACTCTCTTTCAGCCATCAAGTTTGCCGAAGTCCGCCCTGTCCGTGACGATGATGGTCTGGCTATCGATTTCGATATCAAAGGTGAATACCCGACGTTTGGCAACAACGATCCTCGTGTCGATGACATTGCGTGTGAACTGGTAGAACGTTTTATGAAGAAAATTCAGACCAAGCATACCTACCGTGAAGCCACACCGACTCAATCGATTCTGACCATTACTTCGAACGTTGTTTATGGTAAGAAAACCGGTAATACCCCAGACGGACGTAAAGCGGGAATGCCATTCGGCCCGGGTGCAAACCCTATGCATGGCAGGGACCAAAATGGTGCTGTTGCCTCATTAACGTCTGTGTCTAAACTGCCGTTTGCTTATGCCAAAGATGGTATCTCATACACATTCTCCATTGTGCCTGATGCATTAGGTAAAGATGACGACAGCCAGAAAAGAAATCTGGCCGCTTTGATGGATGGTTACTTTCATCATCAGGAAGGTGACATCTCTGAAGCCGTTGAAGGTGGCCAACACCTGAATGTGAATGTGATGAACAGGGAGATGTTACTTGATGCAGTTGAGCATCCGGAGAAGTACCCGCAGCTAACTATCCGGGTATCTGGCTATGCCGTGAGGTTTAACTCTCTCACTAAAGAGCAGCAGCAAGATGTGATTACCCGGACATTCACCAACAAAATATAA
- a CDS encoding nucleoside recognition domain-containing protein, with translation MSDPIQQQRKVTWGSYLALAFAIVFFSGLMKSSQWYGVLDFTTLNGSFGKVVYDVKETTEGVQTSTTYLRGKGGSGARDGFIFALTLIPTVMFALGVINVLEHYGALDAARKLLTPLLRPLMGIPGSSGLALIASLQSTDAGAAMTRQLKDEKRLTKRETDVFTMFQFTAGATIVNFFSSGAVLFTLTLADGSIAVTSSMGLAIIIMFVFKFVGANLFRIYLNITEGKAEKHDKDEKDDKDSGKLNQEAAQ, from the coding sequence ATGTCTGATCCAATACAACAACAGCGTAAAGTAACTTGGGGAAGTTATCTGGCCCTCGCTTTTGCTATCGTTTTCTTCTCTGGTTTAATGAAGTCCAGTCAATGGTACGGTGTGCTTGATTTTACCACCTTAAACGGCTCTTTTGGGAAGGTCGTTTACGATGTAAAAGAGACTACAGAGGGAGTACAAACCTCAACAACGTATCTGCGAGGCAAAGGCGGCAGCGGTGCCCGTGACGGCTTTATTTTCGCTTTAACCCTTATCCCAACGGTGATGTTTGCTTTAGGTGTGATTAATGTACTTGAACATTATGGTGCATTAGATGCTGCCCGTAAACTCCTTACTCCTCTGCTGCGGCCATTAATGGGCATACCGGGCAGTTCTGGTCTTGCCTTAATTGCCTCACTACAGAGCACAGATGCAGGTGCTGCAATGACGCGTCAATTAAAAGATGAAAAGCGCCTGACAAAGCGTGAAACGGATGTGTTTACCATGTTTCAGTTCACGGCTGGAGCGACCATTGTTAACTTTTTCTCCTCAGGTGCAGTGTTATTTACCCTTACTCTTGCTGATGGCTCTATTGCAGTGACAAGCTCCATGGGGTTGGCGATTATAATTATGTTTGTGTTTAAGTTCGTTGGTGCAAATCTGTTCCGTATTTACCTCAATATCACAGAAGGAAAAGCGGAAAAACATGATAAAGATGAGAAAGATGATAAAGACAGCGGCAAACTAAATCAGGAGGCAGCACAATGA
- a CDS encoding YjiG family protein: MSSVKAKKPMVTDIFVEGARKGWTIATTSTVPNVLMAFVIIKALQITGLLDVIGSLFAPVMAIFGLPGEAAAVLIGAWMSMGGAVGVVITLFDQGILNGVHIAILAPAIYLMGSQVQYMGRIMGPIGTEGRYIPVMIAISVLNAFGAMLVMNLFV, from the coding sequence ATGAGCAGTGTTAAAGCGAAAAAGCCGATGGTAACGGACATTTTTGTAGAAGGTGCCAGAAAGGGCTGGACCATAGCAACCACTTCCACTGTGCCGAATGTATTAATGGCATTTGTTATCATTAAGGCGTTGCAAATAACCGGTCTGCTTGATGTCATTGGCAGCTTGTTTGCACCTGTAATGGCAATTTTTGGTTTACCTGGTGAAGCTGCGGCAGTGCTTATCGGGGCATGGATGTCAATGGGTGGCGCCGTTGGTGTGGTTATCACTCTATTTGATCAGGGCATTCTTAATGGTGTACATATTGCGATTCTTGCTCCTGCCATCTATTTGATGGGCTCTCAGGTTCAGTATATGGGACGCATTATGGGGCCTATAGGAACAGAAGGGCGATATATTCCGGTGATGATTGCCATCTCTGTACTGAATGCATTTGGTGCTATGCTGGTTATGAATCTGTTTGTTTAA
- a CDS encoding DUF2726 domain-containing protein produces MEKILILIVPLAILFYFVNLKYGKKKSYKDCDYKHKKPLLNANESVFYNSLITAVGEQGIVLSKVSIANVIAPETTDKKQWTNANSYISRGYFDFVVCDPRTLEVKVVIELNDDKELTKPKIEREKLLIHICHSAGIPLIGASVKHSYQVSRLRRLLASHIDLIEPEKEVRFCKKCGSPMVIKVATKGDHKGRRFFTCSRQPNCTYTENYNVIFEEAES; encoded by the coding sequence ATGGAAAAAATTCTAATACTTATTGTGCCTCTGGCCATCTTGTTTTATTTCGTTAATCTTAAATATGGCAAAAAGAAGAGTTACAAAGATTGTGATTACAAGCATAAGAAACCATTACTGAACGCTAATGAATCGGTTTTTTATAACAGCCTGATCACCGCTGTAGGTGAGCAGGGCATTGTTCTGTCAAAGGTGAGTATAGCTAATGTGATAGCTCCTGAAACGACGGACAAAAAGCAGTGGACGAATGCTAACAGTTACATTTCCAGAGGTTATTTCGATTTTGTTGTTTGCGATCCCCGCACTTTAGAAGTCAAAGTGGTCATTGAACTTAATGATGATAAAGAGCTGACCAAGCCAAAGATTGAACGTGAAAAACTGTTGATACACATTTGCCATTCGGCGGGTATTCCCTTGATAGGTGCATCGGTAAAACACAGCTATCAGGTAAGTCGTTTAAGACGTTTGCTGGCATCGCATATTGACTTAATTGAGCCGGAAAAAGAGGTCAGGTTCTGTAAAAAATGTGGCAGCCCTATGGTGATTAAAGTCGCCACCAAGGGTGACCATAAAGGGCGCCGTTTCTTTACCTGCAGCAGGCAGCCTAACTGTACTTATACAGAGAACTATAACGTGATATTTGAAGAGGCGGAGAGTTAA
- a CDS encoding YbfB/YjiJ family MFS transporter, with translation MIKKDDIPLLFLGITTTFVGLGIGRFSFTAMLPEMILSGWFSDSDATYIGTANLLGYLAGALLTNRILRFLSVGKILSLSVFAISLSYLLCALPGYFGWFAFWRFVAGISGAFLIIVGPSTVLSFLPKERQAFSGNLLFVGLGLGILLSTSVSYLSYRLGFSSVWLLLGFVAVILLFPVRSVVSRYNLLTTKATPVNQSAGIALFANKALLFVLLAYALQAMGYVPHTVFWVDYLARELELGTTAASVQWMVFGFGAIFGPVILGVITHHLGWSYSLILAFALNTVAIATPLFCQTTAGYLFSSFFVGAMLPCIVALVSGSIYQLVGADLHKQYWGLATLIFAALQAFSGYSMSLLYNYYSGYHNLFAVASVCLLAGTAFTISSVLVRNRQL, from the coding sequence ATGATTAAAAAGGACGATATACCCTTACTTTTTTTGGGTATTACCACGACATTTGTCGGGCTCGGTATTGGCCGCTTTTCATTTACTGCTATGTTGCCGGAGATGATTTTGTCCGGCTGGTTCTCTGACAGTGATGCGACATACATTGGTACGGCGAACTTACTGGGTTATCTTGCCGGGGCTTTATTAACCAATCGTATCCTGAGATTCTTGTCGGTCGGTAAGATACTAAGCCTATCCGTTTTTGCCATCTCCCTGAGTTACCTTCTTTGCGCACTTCCCGGTTATTTTGGCTGGTTTGCTTTCTGGCGCTTTGTGGCCGGTATCAGTGGTGCATTTCTTATTATTGTCGGCCCCTCCACCGTTCTTTCATTTTTGCCCAAGGAGCGACAGGCATTCAGCGGAAACTTGCTGTTTGTGGGTTTAGGATTAGGGATTTTACTATCAACTTCAGTGAGTTATTTGTCTTATCGGCTTGGCTTTTCATCTGTCTGGTTACTGTTGGGGTTCGTTGCTGTTATCTTGCTTTTCCCGGTACGCTCAGTGGTGAGCCGTTATAACTTATTGACCACCAAAGCAACGCCGGTTAACCAATCTGCCGGAATAGCACTGTTCGCTAACAAGGCACTTCTTTTCGTTCTGCTGGCTTATGCACTTCAGGCCATGGGTTATGTTCCCCATACGGTGTTCTGGGTGGATTATCTGGCACGCGAGCTGGAACTTGGTACTACTGCTGCGTCAGTTCAGTGGATGGTGTTTGGTTTCGGTGCGATTTTTGGGCCAGTCATATTGGGAGTGATCACTCACCATTTGGGCTGGAGCTACTCTCTGATACTGGCGTTCGCCCTGAACACGGTAGCGATTGCAACCCCGCTATTTTGCCAGACAACAGCGGGCTATCTGTTCTCGTCCTTTTTTGTGGGGGCTATGCTGCCCTGTATTGTAGCATTGGTGTCCGGCTCTATTTACCAATTAGTAGGAGCCGATCTGCATAAGCAATACTGGGGGCTGGCAACGCTTATCTTCGCCGCCCTTCAGGCTTTCTCTGGCTACAGCATGTCACTGCTCTATAACTACTACTCCGGCTATCACAACCTGTTTGCGGTAGCGTCTGTCTGTTTGCTGGCGGGAACGGCATTCACCATCTCAAGTGTTTTAGTTAGAAACAGGCAGCTTTAA
- a CDS encoding sensor histidine kinase, with product MYPAAKWQQKLSIRITAIFIASGLLTITLFLLIVTVAKGEFEEENQQQIYITEVLAKALVEEVGVPPSEEKMRQFIKAFPSELYVSGPDFQWRSGENNIEKSDRVVVAPLTENLTFVAYQDIKGLEYISSGHTFTLFEKEQISFIGRYQKELMALAALGVLVLTLLAVNKSIAPLYRIRAGANKIRQGNLSYQIPRQPTVEFSQLAESINAMSNALNEQLDAKQELLLAISHELKTPITRAKIQLDLIEPDSLRKSLQDDMDELSQLVTHILETERLNKGHQRLNLEHFSLSEFMQDMQYEIGHHSPQVQWQICQQPCYLEGDPLRLELVLKNLISNALRHGKEKPIQVTLDSEADGAFVLSVQDHGEGISPQHLQRITDPFYRADSARQRTTGGFGLGLYLTKSIVEAHGATLSINSILQRGTEVTVRFPAQLAETKEDSH from the coding sequence ATGTATCCCGCCGCAAAATGGCAGCAAAAACTTTCCATTCGTATAACTGCAATCTTTATCGCCAGCGGCTTACTGACCATAACCCTGTTTCTGCTGATCGTGACGGTCGCCAAAGGAGAGTTTGAGGAAGAGAATCAGCAACAGATTTATATTACTGAAGTTCTGGCAAAAGCGTTGGTGGAAGAGGTAGGAGTTCCCCCCTCAGAAGAGAAAATGCGGCAGTTTATTAAAGCCTTTCCATCGGAGCTTTATGTCTCCGGGCCCGATTTTCAATGGCGCTCCGGAGAAAATAACATAGAGAAGTCGGACAGAGTTGTAGTGGCTCCCCTTACTGAAAATCTCACTTTTGTAGCCTATCAAGATATTAAGGGGTTAGAGTATATCTCTTCCGGCCATACCTTCACTCTGTTTGAAAAAGAACAAATATCCTTTATCGGTCGTTATCAGAAAGAACTGATGGCTCTGGCTGCTCTGGGCGTTCTTGTTCTGACTTTACTGGCCGTAAACAAATCCATTGCTCCCTTGTACCGTATCCGTGCCGGAGCCAACAAAATCCGGCAGGGTAACCTAAGCTATCAAATCCCCCGACAACCGACTGTGGAGTTCAGTCAACTGGCAGAAAGTATAAATGCCATGTCCAACGCTCTTAACGAACAACTTGATGCCAAGCAGGAACTGCTTCTTGCCATCAGCCATGAACTGAAAACTCCGATTACCCGAGCCAAAATCCAGTTGGATCTTATCGAGCCAGATAGCCTGAGAAAAAGCCTGCAGGACGATATGGATGAACTTAGCCAGTTAGTCACCCATATTCTGGAAACTGAACGACTTAATAAAGGCCACCAGAGGCTCAATCTGGAACACTTTTCTCTGTCGGAGTTTATGCAGGATATGCAGTACGAAATCGGTCACCACTCCCCACAGGTTCAGTGGCAGATTTGCCAACAACCGTGCTATCTGGAAGGTGATCCGTTACGGTTAGAACTTGTTCTGAAAAACCTGATCAGCAACGCACTTCGCCATGGAAAAGAGAAACCGATACAGGTAACACTGGATAGCGAAGCTGACGGAGCCTTTGTTCTTAGTGTGCAAGACCATGGGGAAGGCATCTCTCCCCAACATCTGCAAAGAATCACCGACCCGTTTTACCGGGCTGATAGCGCTCGACAACGAACCACCGGTGGATTCGGCCTTGGCCTGTACCTGACTAAGTCCATTGTGGAGGCACACGGTGCAACACTTAGTATCAACAGCATTTTGCAAAGGGGAACCGAAGTCACCGTACGCTTTCCGGCTCAGCTAGCTGAAACAAAGGAGGACTCTCACTGA
- a CDS encoding response regulator transcription factor: MKKLLIIEDDIKLGQVLQTSFKNYGFDLLHATHAEQGITLLEQHDIQLVILDVMLPGKTGFDICKELRARNDRYSAIPIIMLTARGDVVDKIIGLEIGTDDYLPKPFDTRELVARINSQLRRNDFYDSADSAVTKGILLSGDLMLDQQKQLATLSQQDLCLTSMEFALLELFMTSPGLLFSRDDLTSSLRGIDSEIYSRAIDTLVSRLRNKIHDIDKPSRYIKTVWGRGYMFIGNITKE, from the coding sequence ATGAAAAAGCTACTGATAATAGAAGACGACATTAAACTGGGGCAGGTTCTGCAAACCAGTTTTAAAAACTATGGGTTTGACTTGCTACACGCTACCCACGCGGAACAAGGTATAACGCTGCTGGAACAGCATGATATTCAGTTGGTGATTCTGGATGTGATGCTACCGGGAAAAACCGGCTTTGATATCTGTAAGGAACTAAGGGCACGCAATGACCGCTATTCGGCCATACCCATTATTATGCTCACTGCCCGTGGTGATGTGGTGGATAAGATCATAGGGCTGGAGATCGGGACCGATGACTACCTTCCCAAACCCTTTGATACCCGTGAACTGGTAGCTCGCATCAACAGCCAGTTACGACGCAATGATTTTTATGACTCAGCTGATTCTGCCGTTACAAAAGGTATTTTACTATCAGGAGATCTGATGCTGGATCAACAAAAACAGCTCGCCACTCTCAGCCAGCAAGACCTTTGCCTCACCAGCATGGAGTTTGCCCTGCTTGAGCTGTTTATGACCTCGCCTGGCTTGCTGTTTAGCCGTGATGATCTCACCAGCAGCCTGCGTGGTATAGACAGCGAAATATACTCCCGCGCAATTGACACACTTGTCTCCCGACTGCGCAACAAAATCCATGATATCGACAAACCTTCCCGCTATATTAAAACTGTCTGGGGGCGGGGTTACATGTTTATCGGCAATATCACAAAGGAGTGA